In Ovis canadensis isolate MfBH-ARS-UI-01 breed Bighorn chromosome 11, ARS-UI_OviCan_v2, whole genome shotgun sequence, one genomic interval encodes:
- the MINK1 gene encoding misshapen-like kinase 1 isoform X3 produces the protein MGDPAPARSLDDIDLSALRDPAGIFELVEVVGNGTYGQVYKGRHVKTGQLAAIKVMDVTEDEEEEIKQEINMLKKYSHHRNIATYYGAFIKKSPPGNDDQLWLVMEFCGAGSVTDLVKNTKGNALKEDCIAYICREILRGLAHLHAHKVIHRDIKGQNVLLTENAEVKLVDFGVSAQLDRTVGRRNTFIGTPYWMAPEVIACDENPDATYDYRSDIWSLGITAIEMAEGAPPLCDMHPMRALFLIPRNPPPRLKSKKWSKKFIDFIDTCLIKAYLSRPPTEQLLKFPFIRDQPTERQVRIQLKDHIDRSRKKRGEKEETEYEYSGSEEEDDSHGEEGEPSSIMNVPGESTLRREFLRLQQENKSNSEALKQQQQQLQQQQQRDPEAHIKHLLHQRQRRIEEQKEERRRVEEQQRREREQRKLQEKEQQRRLEDMQALRREEERRQAEREQEYKRKQLEEQRQSERLQRQLQQEHAYLKSLQQQQQQQQLQKQQQILPGDRKPLYHYGRGVNPADKPAWAREVEERTRMNKQQNSPLAKSKPGSAGPEPPVPQASPGPPGPLSQTPPMQRPVEPQEGPHKSLVAHRVPLKPYAAPVPRSQSLQDQPTRNLAAFPASHDPDPAVPAPTATPSARGAVIRQNSDPTSEGPGPSPNPPAWVRPDNEAPPKVPQRTSSIATALNTSGAGGSRPAQAVRARPRSNSAWQIYLQRRAERGSPKPPGPPAPPPGPPNACSNPDLRRSDPGWERSDSVLPASHGHLPQAGSLERNRVGASSKLDNSPVLSPGNKAKPDDHRSRPGRPADFVLLKERILDEAPRPPKKAMDYSSSSEEVESSEDEEEESNGEPSEGSRDAPGARSDGDTDSVSTMVVHDVEEIAGPQTPYGGGTMVVQRTPEEERSLLHADSNGYTNLPDVVQPSHSPTESSKGQSPPLKDGGSDYQSRGLVKAPGKSSFTMFVDLGIYQPGGSGDTIPITALVGGEGSRLDQLQYDVRKGSVVNVNPTNTRAHSETPEIRKYKKRFNSEILCAALWGVNLLVGTENGLMLLDRSGQGKVYGLIGRRRFQQMDVLEGLNLLITISGKRNKLRVYYLSWLRNKILHNDPEVEKKQGWTTVGDMEGCGHYRVVKYERIKFLVIALKNSVEVYAWAPKPYHKFMAFKSFADLPHRPLLVDLTVEEGQRLKVIYGSSAGFHAVDVDSGNSYDIYIPVHIQSQITPHAIIFLPNTDGMEMLLCYEDEGVYVNTYGRIIKDVVLQWGEMPTSVAYICSNQIMGWGEKAIEIRSVETGHLDGVFMHKRAQRLKFLCERNDKVFFASVRSGGSSQVYFMTLNRNCIMNW, from the exons GACCCTGCAGGCATCTTCGAGCTGGTAGAGGTGGTTGGCAATGGCACCTACGGACAGGTGTACAAG GGTCGGCATGTCAAGACTGGGCAGCTGGCTGCCATCAAAGTCATGGACGTCACGGAG GATGAGGAGGAAGAGATCAAACAGGAGATCAACATGTTGAAAAAATACTCTCACCACCGCAACATCGCCACCTACTACGGGGCCTTCATCAAGAAGAGCCCCCCAGGGAACGACGACCAGCTCTGG CTGGTGATGGAGTTCTGTGGTGCTGGTTCTGTAACGGACTTGGTGAAGAACACAAAAGGGAATGCCCTGAAGGAGGACTGTATAGCCTACATCTGCAGGGAGATTCTCCGG ggTCTGGCCCATCTCCACGCCCACAAGGTGATCCACCGAGACATCAAGGGGCAGAACGTGCTGCTGACAGAGAATGCCGAGGTCAAGCTAG TGGATTTCGGGGTGAGCGCACAGCTGGACCGCACCGTGGGCAGGCGGAACACGTTCATCGGGACCCCCTACTGGATGGCCCCCGAGGTCATCGCCTGTGATGAGAACCCTGATGCCACCTACGATTACAGG AGTGACATTTGGTCTCTAGGAATCACAGCCATCGAGATGGCAGAGGGAGCCCCCC ctctgtgtgacatGCACCCCATGCGAGCCCTCTTCCTTATCCCCCGGAACCCACCACCCAGGCTCAAGTCCAAGAAATG GTCTAAGAAGTTCATTGACTTCATTGACACGTGTCTCATCAAGGCTTACCTGAGCCGCCCACCCACCGAGCAGCTGCTCAAGTTCCCTTTCATCCGTGACCAGCCCACCGAGCGGCAGGTACGCATCCAGCTCAAGGACCACATTGACAGATCTCGGAAGAAGCGAGGCGAGAAAG aggagaCGGAATATGAATACAGCGGCAGCGAAGAGGAGGATGACAGCCACGGAGAGGAAGGGGAGCCAAG CTCCATCATGAACGTGCCGGGGGAGTCGACCCTCCGCCGGGAATTCCTCCGGCTCCAGCAGGAGAACAAGAGCAACTCAGAGGCtttaaagcagcagcagcagcagctgcagcagcagcaacagcgagACCCAGAGGCGCACATCAAACACCTCCTGCACCAGCGCCAGCGGCGCATCGAGGAGCAGAAGGAGGAGCGGCGGCGGGTTGAGGAG CAACAGCGGCGGGAGCGGGAGCAGCGGAAGCTACAGGAGAAGGAGCAGCAGCGGCGGCTGGAGGACATGCAGGCTCTGCGGCGGGAGGAGGAGCGGCGGCAGGCGGAGCGTGAGCAG GAATACAAGCGGAAGCAGCTGGAGGAGCAACGGCAGTCCGAGCGCCTGCAGAGGCAGCTGCAGCAGGAGCATGCCTACCTCAAgtccctgcagcagcagcagcagcagcagcagcttcagaaACAGCAGCAGATCCTGCCCGGGGACCGGAAGCCCCTGTATCACTATGGTCGGGGCGTCAACCCTGCCGACAAGCCAGCCTGGGCCCGAGAG GTGGAAGAGAGAACAAGGATGAACAAACAGCAGAACTCTCCCTTGGCCAAGAGCAAGCCAGGCAGCGCAGGGCCTGAGCCCCCCGTCCCCCAGGCCTCCCCCGGGCCCCCAGGACCCCTTTCCCAAACTCCTCCTATGCAGAGGCCGGTAGAGCCCCAGGAGGGACCGCACAAG AGCCTGGTGGCACACCGGGTCCCACTGAAGCCATATGCAGCGCCTGTACCCCGCTCCCAGTCCCTGCAGGACCAACCCACCCGAAACCTGGCTGCCTTCCCCGCCTCCCACGACCCCGACCCCGCCGTGCCCGCACCCACCGCCACGCCGAGTGCCCGAGGAGCTGTCATCCGGCAGAACTCAGACCCCACTTCCGAAGGGCCTGGCCCCAGCCCGAACCCCCCAGCCTGGGTCCGGCCTGATAATGAGGCCCCTCCAAAG gTGCCTCAGAGGACCTCATCAATCGCCACTGCCCTTAACACCAGTGGGGCCGGAGGGTCCCGGCCAGCGCAGGCGGTCCGTGCTAG ACCTCGCAGCAACTCCGCCTGGCAAATCTATCTGCAAAGGCGGGCAGAGCGGGGCAGCCCCAAGCCTCCAGGGCCCCCCGCTCCGCCCCCCGGCCCGCCCAACGCCTGTAG TAACCCCGACCTCAGGAGGAGCGACCCCGGCTGGGAGCGCTCAGACAGCGTCCTCCCGGCCTCTCACGGGCACCTCCCGCAAGCCGGCTCGCTGGAGCGGAACCGGGTGGGAG CCTCCTCCAAACTGGACAACTCCCCTGTGCTCTCCCCTGGAAACAAAGCCAAGCCCGATGACCACCGCTCGCGGCCAGGCCGGCCCGCA GATTTCGTCCTACTGAAAGAGCGGATCCTGGACGAGGCCCCCCGGCCTCCCAAGAAGGCCATGGACTACTCGTCGTCCAGCGAGGAGGTGGAGAGCAGCGAGGATGAGGAAGAGGAGAGCAATGGCGAGCCGTCAGAGGGGAGCAGAGACGCCCCTGGGGCCCG CAGCGATGGAGACACAGACAGCGTCAGCACCATGGTGGTCCATGACGTGGAGGAGATAGCCGGGCCCCAGACCCCCTACGGGGGTGGCACCATGGTGGTCCAGCGA ACTCCCGAGGAGGAGCGCAGCCTGCTGCACGCCGACAGCAATGGCTACACAAACCTGCCAGACGTGGTCCAGCCCAGCCACTCGCCCACTGAGAGCAGCAAAGGTCAAAGCCCCCCCTTGAAGGATGGAGGCAGTGAC TACCAGTCTCGTGGGCTGGTAAAAGCCCCCGGCAAGAGCTCGTTTACGATGTTTGTGGACCTGGGGATCTACCAGCCTGGAGGCAGTGGGGACACCATTCCCATTACAG CCCTGGTTGGTGGAGAGGGCAGTCGGCTCGATCAGCTACAGTACGACGTGAGGAAAGGCTCTGTGGTCAACGTGAACCCCACCAACACCCGGGCCCACAGCGAAACCCCCGAGATTCGGAAGTACAAGAAGAGGTTCAATTCCGAGATCCTCTGTGCGGCCCTTTGGG GGGTCAACCTGCTGGTGGGCACGGAGAACGGGCTGATGCTGCTGGACCGCAGCGGGCAGGGCAAGGTGTATGGACTCATCGGGCGGCGGCGCTTCCAGCAGATGGACGTGCTGGAGGGACTCAACTTGCTCATCACCATCTCAG GGAAAAGGAACAAACTGCGGGTGTATTACCTGTCCTGGCTCCGGAACAAGATTCTGCACAATGATCCGGAAGTGGAGAAGAAGCAAGGCTGGACCACTGTGGGGGACATGGAGGGCTGCGGGCACTACCGCGTGG TGAAATACGAACGCATCAAGTTCCTGGTCATCGCCCTGAAGAACTCGGTGGAGGTGTATGCCTGGGCCCCCAAACCTTACCACAAATTCATGGCTTTCAAG TCCTTTGCTGACCTCCCGCACCGCCCTCTACTGGTGGACCTGACCGTAGAGGAGGGCCAGCGGCTCAAGGTCATCTATGGCTCCAGCGCCGGCTTCCACGCTGTGGATGTGGACTCGGGGAACAGCTACGACATCTACATCCCTGTGCAT ATCCAGAGCCAGATCACACCCCACGCCATCATCTTCCTCCCCAACACGGACGGCATGGAGATGCTGCTGTGCTACGAGGATGAGGGTGTCTATGTCAACACGTACGGCCGGATCATCAAGGACGTGGTGCTGCAGTGGGGAGAGATGCCCACCTCTGTGG CCTACATCTGCTCCAACCAGATCATGGGCTGGGGAGAGAAAGCCATTGAGATCCGCTCTGTGGAGACAGGCCACCTGGATGGGGTCTTCATGCACAAACGAGCCCAGAGGCTCAAGTTCCTGTGTGAGCGGAATGACAAG gtattTTTCGCCTCAGTCCGCTCCGGGGGCAGCAGCCAAGTTTACTTCATGACCTTGAATCGTAACTGCATCATGAACTGGTGA
- the MINK1 gene encoding misshapen-like kinase 1 isoform X2 — translation MGDPAPARSLDDIDLSALRDPAGIFELVEVVGNGTYGQVYKGRHVKTGQLAAIKVMDVTEDEEEEIKQEINMLKKYSHHRNIATYYGAFIKKSPPGNDDQLWLVMEFCGAGSVTDLVKNTKGNALKEDCIAYICREILRGLAHLHAHKVIHRDIKGQNVLLTENAEVKLVDFGVSAQLDRTVGRRNTFIGTPYWMAPEVIACDENPDATYDYRSDIWSLGITAIEMAEGAPPLCDMHPMRALFLIPRNPPPRLKSKKWSKKFIDFIDTCLIKAYLSRPPTEQLLKFPFIRDQPTERQVRIQLKDHIDRSRKKRGEKEETEYEYSGSEEEDDSHGEEGEPSSIMNVPGESTLRREFLRLQQENKSNSEALKQQQQQLQQQQQRDPEAHIKHLLHQRQRRIEEQKEERRRVEEQQRREREQRKLQEKEQQRRLEDMQALRREEERRQAEREQEYKRKQLEEQRQSERLQRQLQQEHAYLKSLQQQQQQQQLQKQQQILPGDRKPLYHYGRGVNPADKPAWAREVEERTRMNKQQNSPLAKSKPGSAGPEPPVPQASPGPPGPLSQTPPMQRPVEPQEGPHKSLVAHRVPLKPYAAPVPRSQSLQDQPTRNLAAFPASHDPDPAVPAPTATPSARGAVIRQNSDPTSEGPGPSPNPPAWVRPDNEAPPKVPQRTSSIATALNTSGAGGSRPAQAVRARPRSNSAWQIYLQRRAERGSPKPPGPPAPPPGPPNACSNPDLRRSDPGWERSDSVLPASHGHLPQAGSLERNRVGASSKLDNSPVLSPGNKAKPDDHRSRPGRPASYKRAIGEDFVLLKERILDEAPRPPKKAMDYSSSSEEVESSEDEEEESNGEPSEGSRDAPGARDGDTDSVSTMVVHDVEEIAGPQTPYGGGTMVVQRTPEEERSLLHADSNGYTNLPDVVQPSHSPTESSKGQSPPLKDGGSDYQSRGLVKAPGKSSFTMFVDLGIYQPGGSGDTIPITALVGGEGSRLDQLQYDVRKGSVVNVNPTNTRAHSETPEIRKYKKRFNSEILCAALWGVNLLVGTENGLMLLDRSGQGKVYGLIGRRRFQQMDVLEGLNLLITISGKRNKLRVYYLSWLRNKILHNDPEVEKKQGWTTVGDMEGCGHYRVVKYERIKFLVIALKNSVEVYAWAPKPYHKFMAFKSFADLPHRPLLVDLTVEEGQRLKVIYGSSAGFHAVDVDSGNSYDIYIPVHIQSQITPHAIIFLPNTDGMEMLLCYEDEGVYVNTYGRIIKDVVLQWGEMPTSVAYICSNQIMGWGEKAIEIRSVETGHLDGVFMHKRAQRLKFLCERNDKVFFASVRSGGSSQVYFMTLNRNCIMNW, via the exons GACCCTGCAGGCATCTTCGAGCTGGTAGAGGTGGTTGGCAATGGCACCTACGGACAGGTGTACAAG GGTCGGCATGTCAAGACTGGGCAGCTGGCTGCCATCAAAGTCATGGACGTCACGGAG GATGAGGAGGAAGAGATCAAACAGGAGATCAACATGTTGAAAAAATACTCTCACCACCGCAACATCGCCACCTACTACGGGGCCTTCATCAAGAAGAGCCCCCCAGGGAACGACGACCAGCTCTGG CTGGTGATGGAGTTCTGTGGTGCTGGTTCTGTAACGGACTTGGTGAAGAACACAAAAGGGAATGCCCTGAAGGAGGACTGTATAGCCTACATCTGCAGGGAGATTCTCCGG ggTCTGGCCCATCTCCACGCCCACAAGGTGATCCACCGAGACATCAAGGGGCAGAACGTGCTGCTGACAGAGAATGCCGAGGTCAAGCTAG TGGATTTCGGGGTGAGCGCACAGCTGGACCGCACCGTGGGCAGGCGGAACACGTTCATCGGGACCCCCTACTGGATGGCCCCCGAGGTCATCGCCTGTGATGAGAACCCTGATGCCACCTACGATTACAGG AGTGACATTTGGTCTCTAGGAATCACAGCCATCGAGATGGCAGAGGGAGCCCCCC ctctgtgtgacatGCACCCCATGCGAGCCCTCTTCCTTATCCCCCGGAACCCACCACCCAGGCTCAAGTCCAAGAAATG GTCTAAGAAGTTCATTGACTTCATTGACACGTGTCTCATCAAGGCTTACCTGAGCCGCCCACCCACCGAGCAGCTGCTCAAGTTCCCTTTCATCCGTGACCAGCCCACCGAGCGGCAGGTACGCATCCAGCTCAAGGACCACATTGACAGATCTCGGAAGAAGCGAGGCGAGAAAG aggagaCGGAATATGAATACAGCGGCAGCGAAGAGGAGGATGACAGCCACGGAGAGGAAGGGGAGCCAAG CTCCATCATGAACGTGCCGGGGGAGTCGACCCTCCGCCGGGAATTCCTCCGGCTCCAGCAGGAGAACAAGAGCAACTCAGAGGCtttaaagcagcagcagcagcagctgcagcagcagcaacagcgagACCCAGAGGCGCACATCAAACACCTCCTGCACCAGCGCCAGCGGCGCATCGAGGAGCAGAAGGAGGAGCGGCGGCGGGTTGAGGAG CAACAGCGGCGGGAGCGGGAGCAGCGGAAGCTACAGGAGAAGGAGCAGCAGCGGCGGCTGGAGGACATGCAGGCTCTGCGGCGGGAGGAGGAGCGGCGGCAGGCGGAGCGTGAGCAG GAATACAAGCGGAAGCAGCTGGAGGAGCAACGGCAGTCCGAGCGCCTGCAGAGGCAGCTGCAGCAGGAGCATGCCTACCTCAAgtccctgcagcagcagcagcagcagcagcagcttcagaaACAGCAGCAGATCCTGCCCGGGGACCGGAAGCCCCTGTATCACTATGGTCGGGGCGTCAACCCTGCCGACAAGCCAGCCTGGGCCCGAGAG GTGGAAGAGAGAACAAGGATGAACAAACAGCAGAACTCTCCCTTGGCCAAGAGCAAGCCAGGCAGCGCAGGGCCTGAGCCCCCCGTCCCCCAGGCCTCCCCCGGGCCCCCAGGACCCCTTTCCCAAACTCCTCCTATGCAGAGGCCGGTAGAGCCCCAGGAGGGACCGCACAAG AGCCTGGTGGCACACCGGGTCCCACTGAAGCCATATGCAGCGCCTGTACCCCGCTCCCAGTCCCTGCAGGACCAACCCACCCGAAACCTGGCTGCCTTCCCCGCCTCCCACGACCCCGACCCCGCCGTGCCCGCACCCACCGCCACGCCGAGTGCCCGAGGAGCTGTCATCCGGCAGAACTCAGACCCCACTTCCGAAGGGCCTGGCCCCAGCCCGAACCCCCCAGCCTGGGTCCGGCCTGATAATGAGGCCCCTCCAAAG gTGCCTCAGAGGACCTCATCAATCGCCACTGCCCTTAACACCAGTGGGGCCGGAGGGTCCCGGCCAGCGCAGGCGGTCCGTGCTAG ACCTCGCAGCAACTCCGCCTGGCAAATCTATCTGCAAAGGCGGGCAGAGCGGGGCAGCCCCAAGCCTCCAGGGCCCCCCGCTCCGCCCCCCGGCCCGCCCAACGCCTGTAG TAACCCCGACCTCAGGAGGAGCGACCCCGGCTGGGAGCGCTCAGACAGCGTCCTCCCGGCCTCTCACGGGCACCTCCCGCAAGCCGGCTCGCTGGAGCGGAACCGGGTGGGAG CCTCCTCCAAACTGGACAACTCCCCTGTGCTCTCCCCTGGAAACAAAGCCAAGCCCGATGACCACCGCTCGCGGCCAGGCCGGCCCGCA AGCTATAAGCGAGCCATTGGTGAG GATTTCGTCCTACTGAAAGAGCGGATCCTGGACGAGGCCCCCCGGCCTCCCAAGAAGGCCATGGACTACTCGTCGTCCAGCGAGGAGGTGGAGAGCAGCGAGGATGAGGAAGAGGAGAGCAATGGCGAGCCGTCAGAGGGGAGCAGAGACGCCCCTGGGGCCCG CGATGGAGACACAGACAGCGTCAGCACCATGGTGGTCCATGACGTGGAGGAGATAGCCGGGCCCCAGACCCCCTACGGGGGTGGCACCATGGTGGTCCAGCGA ACTCCCGAGGAGGAGCGCAGCCTGCTGCACGCCGACAGCAATGGCTACACAAACCTGCCAGACGTGGTCCAGCCCAGCCACTCGCCCACTGAGAGCAGCAAAGGTCAAAGCCCCCCCTTGAAGGATGGAGGCAGTGAC TACCAGTCTCGTGGGCTGGTAAAAGCCCCCGGCAAGAGCTCGTTTACGATGTTTGTGGACCTGGGGATCTACCAGCCTGGAGGCAGTGGGGACACCATTCCCATTACAG CCCTGGTTGGTGGAGAGGGCAGTCGGCTCGATCAGCTACAGTACGACGTGAGGAAAGGCTCTGTGGTCAACGTGAACCCCACCAACACCCGGGCCCACAGCGAAACCCCCGAGATTCGGAAGTACAAGAAGAGGTTCAATTCCGAGATCCTCTGTGCGGCCCTTTGGG GGGTCAACCTGCTGGTGGGCACGGAGAACGGGCTGATGCTGCTGGACCGCAGCGGGCAGGGCAAGGTGTATGGACTCATCGGGCGGCGGCGCTTCCAGCAGATGGACGTGCTGGAGGGACTCAACTTGCTCATCACCATCTCAG GGAAAAGGAACAAACTGCGGGTGTATTACCTGTCCTGGCTCCGGAACAAGATTCTGCACAATGATCCGGAAGTGGAGAAGAAGCAAGGCTGGACCACTGTGGGGGACATGGAGGGCTGCGGGCACTACCGCGTGG TGAAATACGAACGCATCAAGTTCCTGGTCATCGCCCTGAAGAACTCGGTGGAGGTGTATGCCTGGGCCCCCAAACCTTACCACAAATTCATGGCTTTCAAG TCCTTTGCTGACCTCCCGCACCGCCCTCTACTGGTGGACCTGACCGTAGAGGAGGGCCAGCGGCTCAAGGTCATCTATGGCTCCAGCGCCGGCTTCCACGCTGTGGATGTGGACTCGGGGAACAGCTACGACATCTACATCCCTGTGCAT ATCCAGAGCCAGATCACACCCCACGCCATCATCTTCCTCCCCAACACGGACGGCATGGAGATGCTGCTGTGCTACGAGGATGAGGGTGTCTATGTCAACACGTACGGCCGGATCATCAAGGACGTGGTGCTGCAGTGGGGAGAGATGCCCACCTCTGTGG CCTACATCTGCTCCAACCAGATCATGGGCTGGGGAGAGAAAGCCATTGAGATCCGCTCTGTGGAGACAGGCCACCTGGATGGGGTCTTCATGCACAAACGAGCCCAGAGGCTCAAGTTCCTGTGTGAGCGGAATGACAAG gtattTTTCGCCTCAGTCCGCTCCGGGGGCAGCAGCCAAGTTTACTTCATGACCTTGAATCGTAACTGCATCATGAACTGGTGA